A genome region from Babesia bigemina genome assembly Bbig001, chromosome : I includes the following:
- a CDS encoding snf2-related chromatin remodeling factor SRCAP, putative, translating into MQNMGAQVVNYTSPGDINAAQLGDQSANAMVPRQSQLSQMTVPGVHGSQLVAPYAVSNVVHLPAAAVAAGHVVLMGYGAHPVPTYPLGVGEAYPQLAQFDSQNSTRRFGSTSIEGDAAYVNMPLGAQYPQPEAPLGIAPTMPNASKESTPRIASLPESPSAEAAVSSPNAASIAAQPQGDTNPLPPQHRDAPQEPTPDCASSELDHARHLRKVKVRRHASSESSDSLAPLPFPSGKAGAAKWWGIKVNIEEEFRRLLPHMPQNTDELIAMAKPHVDIELSFFTELGGIYKEFEDETAMITENLDTLRKQLNELHILMGRTVPSKLTEPIKIHDLSIWEPVLKEMNDFQDLVDYEHREKRRKFKAISAAAQKQASKFENRKMALELDEIKQRKQQCKTVANAIAIYWKKIERFAWERMKRDLQATLIEKKRMRLDKFVEDAIKLSITKNDKVRADGKMKRESHDIKRQHTDEVTDEPASSVKTADHGEPRTDYVKEEFVKVERRDAGSPSTASDTTRDDGATKGVADDEFVISEEMKRMERDDALLDMAMEKEEQLDEAAGSQTKELNALEDDLNLPIEEILRRYREEEEKFKEEHDISSHSEADDGTEMSSSEHSDNELRSEEENDGGDEMDVDDEDGSEDETDSEDEKGDKELVPPQSLAATRSKRHRPESFTATPDAAKGESREDTKSGSQEGGKDDMEAEFTLGDDRFKEQEDEDLHLDEAISDEHSDNETGKQERVKEISALEEDANLPIEELIARYRATGGYGESSDDMSVEETESQTASDSEGDDAKTVDGSKEDEFSGEAERDDSTAESSADDEDAVQVPSLIRATLRPYQIDGLRWLASLYRKGSNGILADEMGLGKTLQTIALLAHLACDHGNWGPHLIVVPTSVLLNWEMEFKKFCPGFMIVSYYGSPAERAKKRIGWNKEHAFNVCIASYATVVQDSYILKRKSWVYMVLDEAQNIKNFHSKRWQTLLTFNTEGRILLTGTPLQNSLQELWSLMHFILPDVFTSHSEFKEWFSDPLTESIEREQMNGEGNQQDLQTSHLVQKLHTVLRPYLLRRLKKDVEKQMPSKYEHVIKCYLSRRQRVLYDEFISSRSAVEALKNPNYRSMLFVLMQLRKICNHPDQLQSRPVETPYYDPAMMENVAFPMMFLLPELRRGARLYHHDVIDMRVHPSETLPIMVGARGHQDRVVLPPSFVRSFRGSKVQFQRVFRQNNNAYDGDVAQLPVVSRFPISKCLLSRKSGGRRKLTLSGFLVEHMLSGNPFEDIRRRHMRCSPTRRASVGREYDQTLGPSISITASSCAFSESDATSTNFGFHDRFQQVGNGIVAMALDSGRSVSTSSPANAVMQDIDPFVNIPTPPHHAGPMMHNMDYFLPTSDISDVSDFATESNYVVCTTDDATHDVDPTVMHEPKYFARQIDDSNVVVNKRELLEVNDSFLLNKFTIDRRPKPKAEFFQKIIAPTVDDVVERNWWMLSRFVCTTGKVVECNPRRVVMVGQGGVAWNCRQEATAQRIHSKLQRPSSFRYFKETKCSIEHARGLQKVLFPPRSLLHDDCGKFLVLGRLLKRLKSEGHRCLLYTQFSKMLDILENWINFMGFTYVRLDGSTKVDMRQRIVTKFNENEKIFLFISSTRAGGVGLTLTGADTVIFYDTDWNPAMDRQAMDRCHRIGQTREVNVYRLISEHTVEENIWRKQLQKRRLDDIVVDKGNFDSEHHNWFSNVDTLMTILKQQTAEGRENATDDDDIYGKKVLHESQAPEMDAAIGHHGPPPRVVNMLVEAEDEDDANALKNRSKEARSANKDFQDFSGDMISSMPALVAYSIQLLLNYLTPTLIAQRDEMKVKIKVESMDSAVEEDSESSASEVGYGYDSESSE; encoded by the coding sequence ATGCAGAATATGGGTGCGCAGGTGGTGAACTACACCTCGCCCGGGGATATAAATGCTGCACAGCTAGGCGACCAATCGGCAAATGCAATGGTCCCAAGGCAGTCTCAGCTTTCGCAGATGACGGTGCCGGGCGTGCACGGTTCCCAGCTCGTTGCCCCCTACGCCGTCTCCAATGTAGTGCACCTGCCGGCGGCAGCCGTTGCGGCAGGCCACGTGGTGCTGATGGGATATGGCGCACATCCCGTGCCAACTTACCCGTTGGGTGTGGGTGAGGCATATCCCCAACTTGCGCAATTTGACTCGCAAAATAGCACCAGGAGGTTCGGCAGCACTTCGATAGAAGGCGACGCTGCGTACGTCAACATGCCGTTGGGGGCGCAGTACCCTCAACCTGAGGCACCACTTGGCATAGCGCCTACAATGCCGAACGCGTCAAAGGAGTCTACACCGAGAATTGCTTCGCTACCTGAATCGCCGTCGGCCGAGGCAGCCGTATCGTCGCCGAATGCAGCGTCAATAGCCgcgcaacctcaaggagacACAAATCCGCTGCCACCTCAGCACAGAGATGCGCCTCAGGAGCCGACGCCGGATTGTGCATCGTCCGAGTTGGATCATGCGAGGCATTTACGGAAGGTCAAAGTGAGAAGGCACGCATCGTCAGAAAGCAGTGACAGTCTAGCGCCTCTTCCATTCCCCAGCGGCAAGGCTGGAGCTGCGAAGTGGTGGGGAATCAAGGTCAACATCGAGGAGGAGTTCCGGCGGCTGCTGCCGCATATGCCGCAAAACACGGACGAGCTGATCGCTATGGCCAAGCCACACGTGGACATCGAGTTGAGCTTCTTTACGGAGTTAGGGGGCATTTACAAGGAGTTCGAGGATGAGACAGCGATGATCACCGAAAATTTGGACACGCTACGAAAGCAGCTCAACGAATTGCACATTTTGATGGGACGCACCGTGCCCAGCAAGCTGACCGAACCGATAAAAATACACGACCTATCGATTTGGGAGCCTGTGCTCAAGGAAATGAACGACTTCCAGGACCTGGTCGACTACGAACACCGGGAAAAGCGACGGAAGTTCAAGGCGATTTCGGCGGCCGCGCAGAAACAGGCGTCCAAGTTCGAGAACCGGAAAATGGCCCTGGAACTGGATGAAATAAAGCAGAGGAAGCAACAGTGCAAGACTGTGGCTAACGCCATAGCGATCTACTGGAAGAAAATCGAGCGGTTCGCCTGGGAGCGTATGAAACGTGACCTGCAGGCCACCCTCATCGAGAAGAAACGCATGAGGCTGGACAAGTTCGTTGAAGACGCCATTAAACTCTCGATTACCAAGAACGACAAGGTCAGAGCTGACGGCAAGATGAAAAGGGAGTCCCACGATATCAAGCGGCAGCACACCGACGAGGTAACAGATGAACCTGCTTCAAGCGTGAAAACGGCAGACCATGGCGAACCGAGGACTGACTATGTAAAGGAGGAATTTGTGAAAGTGGAACGGCGCGACGCAGGCTCTCCTTCCACAGCTAGTGATACCACCCGCGACGACGGTGCAACGAAAGGCGTTGCTGATGACGAATTTGTCATATCCGAAGAGATGAAGCGGATGGAGCGCGACGACGCGCTGCTCGACATGGCCATGGAGAAGGAGGAGCAGCTCGACGAGGCTGCTGGTAGCCAAACTAAGGAGCTGAATGCCCTTGAGGACGACCTGAACTTGCCAATCGAAGAAATTCTGCGCCGTTACAGGGAGGAAGAGGAAAAGTTTAAAGAGGAACACGACATCTCATCGCACTCCGAGGCTGACGACGGGACGGAAATGAGTTCGTCTGAACACAGCGACAATGAACTGCGTTCCGAGGAAGAAAATGACGGAGGGGATGAAATGGACGTCGACGATGAAGATGGTTCAGAAGACGAGACAGACTCTGAAGACGAAAAAGGTGACAAGGAACTGGTTCCTCCCCAATCGTTGGCCGCAACTCGAAGCAAACGGCATCGCCCAGAAAGTTTCACCGCAACGCCAGATGCAGCGAAAGGCGAATCGCGCGAGGATACTAAGTCAGGGTCGCAAGAGGGTGGTAAAGATGACATGGAGGCTGAATTCACACTGGGGGATGACAGGTTCAAGGAGCAGGAGGACGAAGATCTGCACCTTGACGAGGCAATAAGCGATGAGCACTCCGACAACGAAACTGGCAAGCAAGAGCGCGTCAAGGAGATATCGGCTCTGGAGGAAGATGCGAACCTGCCTATAGAGGAGCTCATCGCTCGGTACAGGGCTACCGGCGGATACGGCGAGAGTAGCGACGACATGTCAGTGGAAGAAACCGAGTCACAGACAGCGTCCGATTCCGAAGGAGACGATGCCAAGACCGTTGATGGGTCGAAGGAGGATGAATTCAGTGGTGAAGCTGAACGTGACGATTCCACGGCGGAGTCGTCTGCAGACGATGAAGATGCTGTCCAGGTGCCGTCTCTAATCCGGGCCACGTTGCGGCCATACCAGATTGACGGGTTGCGGTGGCTGGCTTCGCTATATCGCAAAGGTTCCAACGGCATCCTGGCGGACGAAATGGGACTGGGTAAAACTCTGCAGACAATCGCCTTATTGGCGCACCTGGCTTGTGACCACGGCAACTGGGGGCCGCACCTCATCGTCGTGCCTACGTCCGTGCTGCTGAATTGGGAGATGGAGTTTAAGAAGTTCTGCCCGGGTTTCATGATTGTTTCGTATTACGGTTCGCCTGCTGAGAGGGCGAAGAAACGTATCGGGTGGAACAAGGAGCATGCGTTCAACGTGTGCATCGCGTCATACGCCACTGTCGTGCAGGACTCCTACATTTTGAAGCGTAAGAGCTGGGTGTACATGGTTCTGGATGAGGCACAGAATATCAAAAACTTCCACTCCAAAAGATGGCAGACGTTGCTTACCTTCAACACCGAGGGTCGTATTCTGCTCACAGGAACCCCGCTACAAAACTCGCTGCAGGAACTGTGGTCGCTCATGCATTTCATTCTGCCCGATGTGTTCACGTCGCACTCGGAGTTCAAGGAGTGGTTCAGCGACCCCCTCACTGAGTCCATTGAGCGGGAACAGATGAACGGGGAGGGGAACCAGCAGGACCTCCAGACTTCCCACCTTGTCCAAAAGCTGCACACGGTGCTCCGACCGTACCTGTTGAGGCGCCTTAAGAAAGACGTGGAGAAACAGATGCCTTCGAAGTACGAGCACGTGATCAAGTGCTACCTGTCCCGCAGGCAAAGGGTGCTCTACGACGAATTCATATCGAGTCGCAGCGCAGTGGAAGCGCTGAAGAACCCCAACTACAGATCGATGCTGTTCGTGCTAATGCAGTTGAGGAAGATTTGCAATCACCCAGACCAGCTGCAGTCAAGGCCTGTTGAAACGCCGTATTATGACCCCGCCATGATGGAGAACGTGGCTTTCCCGATGATGTTCCTATTACCGGAGTTGCGACGTGGAGCCAGATTGTACCACCATGATGTCATCGATATGCGGGTGCACCCGTCTGAGACGCTACCCATAATGGTGGGCGCCAGGGGCCACCAAGACCGTGTGGTCCTGCCGCCCTCGTTTGTCAGATCCTTCCGAGGCAGCAAGGTGCAGTTCCAACGCGTTTTTAGGCAAAACAACAACGCATACGACGGAGACGTGGCCCAGCTACCTGTGGTGTCCCGATTCCCGATTTCCAAGTGCCTGCTTAGTCGGAAATCAGGTGGAAGGCGGAAACTTACGCTTTCTGGATTCCTCGTCGAACACATGCTTTCGGGCAACCCATTCGAAGATATTAGACGGCGCCATATGCGTTGTTCGCCAACTAGACGTGCGTCGGTAGGGCGCGAATACGACCAAACTCTGGGGCCGTCGATTTCAATCACGGCTTCCTCTTGCGCCTTTTCGGAATCCGATGCCACCTCAACAAACTTCGGGTTCCACGACAGGTTCCAACAAGTAGGTAACGGGATCGTAGCCATGGCCTTAGACAGCGGACGGTCTGTCAGTACGAGCAGCCCCGCCAACGCAGTGATGCAAGACATTGATCCATTCGTCAACATTCCCACACCTCCCCACCACGCAGGGCCGATGATGCACAACATGGATTACTTTTTGCCGACGAGCGATATATCCGATGTTTCGGACTTTGCTACGGAGTCCAACTATGTAGTTTGCACTACCGATGATGCAACCCATGACGTGGATCCGACCGTAATGCACGAACCCAAGTATTTCGCTCGACAAATCGATGACTCCAACGTAGTAGTGAATAAGcgggagctgctggaggtgaACGACAGTTTCCTGCTGAACAAGTTCACCATCGATCGACGCCCGAAGCCCAAGGCCGAATTCTTCCAGAAAATCATAGCGCCCACCGTGGACGACGTGGTGGAACGCAACTGGTGGATGTTGTCACGGTTTGTGTGCACTACCGGCAAGGTTGTGGAGTGCAACCCGAGGCGGGTCGTCATGGTTGGCCAAGGAGGTGTGGCCTGGAACTGCCGGCAAGAGGCCACGGCACAGCGGATCCACAGCAAACTACAGCGGCCTTCATCATTCAGGTACTTCAAGGAAACGAAATGCAGCATTGAGCACGCCCGGGGACTGCAGAAGGTGCTCTTCCCGCCTCGAAGCCTGCTGCACGATGATTGCGGCAAGTTCCTGGTCCTGGGGCGTCTGCTGAAGAGGTTGAAGAGCGAGGGGCACAGGTGCCTGTTGTACACCCAGTTTTCCAAAATGCTGGACATCCTGGAAAACTGGATCAACTTCATGGGGTTCACATACGTCAGACTCGACGGGTCCACCAAGGTGGACATGAGGCAGCGTATCGTCACGAAGTTCAACGAGAACGAGAAGATATTCCTGTTCATCTCCTCCACACGTGCTGGTGGTGTAGGTCTGACGCTGACGGGTGCCGACACTGTCATCTTCTACGACACCGACTGGAACCCGGCGATGGACAGGCAGGCTATGGACAGGTGCCACCGTATCGGGCAGACGAGGGAGGTCAACGTGTACCGCTTGATCAGCGAGCACACCGTCGAGGAGAACATCTGGcgcaagcagctgcagaagcGGCGGCTGGACGACATCGTGGTGGACAAGGGCAACTTCGACAGCGAACACCACAACTGGTTCTCCAATGTCGACACGCTCATGACCATCCTGAAGCAGCAGACGGCAGAGGGCCGCGAAAACGCCACGGACGATGACGATATCTACGGCAAAAAGGTGTTGCACGAATCTCAAGCGCCGGAGATGGACGCCGCGATCGGCCATCATGGCCCGCCGCCGAGGGTGGTGAACATGCTGGTGGAGGCGGAGGACGAAGACGACGCCAACGCGCTGAAGAACCGCAGCAAGGAGGCGAGGAGCGCGAACAAGGACTTCCAGGACTTCAGTGGCGACATGATTTCCTCGATGCCGGCGCTGGTCGCCTATTCCATCCAGCTCTTGCTGAACTACCTCACGCCCACCCTGATCGCCCAACGCGATGAGATGAAGGTCAAGATCAAAGTGGAGTCCATGGACTCTGCCGTGGAGGAGGACTCCGAATCGTCAGCCTCCGAGGTCGGCTACGGGTACGACTCGGAGTCGAGCGAGTAG
- a CDS encoding ribosomal protein L23, putative, translating into MSFLSRILWAPPKSPRNIYFPWQTMCVHRSGAFLERNRLALRVPINLTKFEIREYLRKLYGAQVIKVNTLIKVPRIKRDLASRKPKYYRNGPMYKKAIVTLEHAVPDEVKMLGRDFELGVNPAITKKNVHYGKKKDFSYLPDRRQDPLTGEIPYGWRLPIANLLADDDWEMHPELRDESDHLRMSPDPTEPHVHGGAYTGTKKPEIVPEQTYTMINLTPWRRKLQRQEAAEKDAVGPATPTPWRFPKEH; encoded by the exons ATGTCCTTCCTGAGCAGGATTCTTTGGGCACCGCCGAAGTCGCCAAG GAACATATACTTCCCATGGCAGACGATGTGCGTGCACAGGTCCGGCGCATTCCTGGAGCGGAACCGCCTGGCGCTGAGGGTGCCCATcaacctgaccaagttcgAGATCCGGGAGTATCTGCGCAAGCTCTACGGCGCGCAGGTGATCAAGGTCAACACGCTAATTAAGGTGCCGCGGATAAAGCGCGACCTGGCTAGTAGGAAGCCGAAATACTATCGCAACGGGCCCATGTACAAGAAGGCGATCGTCACGCTGGAGCACGCCGTGCCTGACGAAGTCAAGATGCTGGGCCGTGACTTCGAGCTGGGTGTTAACCCTGCCATCACCAAGAAGAACGTGCACTACGGCAAGAAGAAGGACTTCAGCTACCTGCCGGACCGCAGGCAGGATCCGCTGACAGGCGAAATCCCTTACGGCTGGCGCCTGCCGATCGCCAACCTTCTAGCAG ACGACGACTGGGAGatgcacccggagctgcgtgACGAATCCGACCACCTCCGCATGAGCCCGGATCCGACTGAGCCGCACGTACACGGCGGAGCCTACACAGGAACCAAAAAACCGGAGATTGTGCCAGAACAGACCTATACCATG ATAAACCTCACACCCTGGCGGCGgaagctgcagcgccaagAGGCGGCGGAGAAAGACGCCGTCGGCCCGGCGACTCCCACGCCGTGGCGATTTCCAAAGGAACACTAG
- a CDS encoding phosphatidylglycerophosphate synthase, putative yields the protein MADDTYLVCSVPPENVRFLASPDEFYRTLCKGYESAQKRVVLACLYVGCGELEEQLIRSIVTAKQRNDDLTVDVLVDKTRTSRVGSSGKIVSPLTQLQPYLAPGHQTKVSLLHNPLLGRLCSKVIKSPYCEAFGTMHIKVFIADDQCIITGANAGRDYFCDRYDRYMVVRDPLFADLMHTIVRTFQTASFELTENLTVEWHSDFVNPLEDNLLYRKQLYIRTAHMVNKCREILEKNRFHGHVDANGDVQPHPADCYTSNRSYRDCSPLSANSSYPEGCCDDEVDLGISDQESQDDPNSPHATWRKRTSSERSSLEGRPDLAAQQRRVTGLRGEDDQAQKSQNTDSSPDQAVRTKIPKTGGAVDAKTNTGSDYISVGRTNKESPHSRGERGRCGLSYILPDGATTDGSAEELETEQNGEKEGEYYCHIKICVQLPFTDPPFMQGATMLENWLLQYTRAGYSALIATAYMNFTERYMEMFKEILEIGKTRGKRHPLQVVTSSPYANSFYRDGSLKRNIALFYSTAATWLFKALRDEEGYPEDIYMEYNRPNHTFHAKGIWVLKDRIPVDVAHRSEEEFDAAVEPPCATVIGSSNYGRRSYGKDLEITFLVETNSPQIRRFMRRELYQMIKYSEYVNMDVVASRIGPHQHLIGHIMKSFL from the coding sequence ATGGCGGACGACACGTATTTGGTCTGTTCGGTGCCGCCGGAGAACGTCAGATTCCTCGCCAGCCCCGATGAGTTCTACCGTACGCTCTGCAAGGGCTACGAGTCGGCGCAGAAACGTGTCGTCCTTGCATGTTTGTACGTCGGATGCGGGGAGTTGGAGGAGCAGCTCATCCGCTCCATAGTGACGGCCAAGCAGCGCAACGACGACCTCACTGTGGATGTCCTGGTCGACAAAACTCGCACATCTCGTGTCGGAAGCTCGGGAAAGATCGTCAGCCCGTTGACCCAGCTGCAACCGTATTTGGCGCCGGGCCACCAAACGAAGGTATCACTGCTACACAACCCGTTGCTGGGTCGGCTCTGCAGCAAGGTCATCAAGTCCCCGTATTGCGAGGCGTTTGGGACCATGCACATTAAGGTGTTCATTGCCGACGACCAGTGCATTATCACGGGGGCGAATGCTGGGCGCGACTACTTCTGCGACCGGTACGACCGGTACATGGTTGTCCGCGACCCGCTGTTCGCCGACCTCATGCACACCATCGTACGGACGTTCCAGACGGCGAGCTTCGAACTCACTGAGAACCTCACCGTCGAGTGGCACTCGGACTTCGTCAACCCGCTGGAGGACAACCTGCTGTACCGGAAGCAGCTGTACATCCGCACAGCCCACATGGTGAACAAGTGCCGGGAGATATTGGAGAAGAACCGGTTCCACGGGCACGTGGATGCCAACGGTGACGTGCAACCACATCCGGCGGATTGTTACACGTCGAATCGTTCCTATCGTGACTGCAGCCCACTTTCAGCAAATAGCAGTTACCCAGAGGGGTGCTGTGATGACGAGGTGGACTTGGGGATATCGGACCAAGAATCGCAGGATGATCCCAACTCGCCACACGCGACTTGGCGGAAGCGGACCAGCAGCGAGAGATCCTCTCTGGAGGGCAGACCAGATCTGGCGGCTCAACAGCGACGCGTCACTGGCCTTCGTGGAGAAGATGACCAGGCACAAAAATCGCAAAACACGGATTCAAGCCCTGACCAGGCTGTCAGGACGAAAATTCCGAAGACAGGTGGCGCTGTAGATGCAAAAACCAATACAGGTTCGGATTACATCTCCGTCGGGAGGACCAACAAGGAGTCGCCGCATTCACGCGGTGAACGTGGCCGGTGCGGTCTATCGTACATTCTGCCCGACGGTGCCACCACGGATGGTAGTGCAGAAGAGCTTGAAACAGAGCAAAATGGTGAAAAGGAGGGTGAATACTACTGCCACATCAAGATTTGCGTGCAACTTCCGTTCACGGACCCTCCGTTCATGCAGGGTGCGACCATGCTGGAGAACTGGCTGCTGCAATACACGAGAGCGGGTTACTCGGCGCTCATCGCCACGGCCTACATGAACTTCACGGAGCGCTACATGGAGATGTTCAAAGAGATTTTGGAGATCGGCAAGACCAGAGGAAAACGCCACCCGTTGCAAGTGGTGACTTCCAGCCCCTACGCCAACTCGTTCTACCGCGACGGGTCACTCAAGAGAAACATAGCCCTGTTCTACAGCACGGCCGCTACGTGGCTTTTCAAGGCCCTTCGTGACGAGGAAGGCTACCCCGAAGATATTTACATGGAGTACAACAGACCCAACCACACGTTCCACGCCAAGGGGATATGGGTGCTCAAGGACCGCATTCCAGTGGACGTGGCGCACAGATCGGAGGAAGAGTTCGACGCCGCCGTTGAGCCGCCGTGCGCTACGGTGATCGGGAGCTCTAACTACGGCAGGCGGTCCTATGGCAAGGATCTCGAGATCACCTTCCTGGTCGAGACCAACTCGCCCCAAATCAGGCGGTTCATGAGGCGCGAGCTCTACCAGATGATAAAGTACTCCGAGTACGTCAACATGGATGTGGTGGCTTCGCGCATCGGGCCTCACCAGCACCTGATCGGCCACATTATGAAGTCTTTCCTCTAA
- a CDS encoding membrane protein, putative, with translation MWAPVIAALLLCSTWLPSAHAVTAHKEQDRGDDNHPDRMKYAGPILTSMCTTTSIGTTGTGYSTISRIRTSDFMRRQDGMLIDARASLFQRALYNTTHPRNVKGFTKQPPDLHDRLHSIHDGYYSPIPAADFININEPYYYELLAEQVM, from the exons ATGTGGGCGCCGGTGATAGCAGCATTGCTGCTATGCAGCACCTGGTTGCCCTCGGCCCATGCTGTTACGGCTCATAAGGAGCAAGACCGAGGCGACGACAACCACCCCGAT CGGATGAAATATGCAGGACCTATCCTTACTTCAATGTGCACTACCACTTCAATAGGCACGACTGGAACCGGATACTCGACGATCAGCAGA ATTCGGACCAGCGACTTCATGCGGCGTCAGGACGGGATGCTCATAGACGCCAGGGCGAGCCTGTTCCAGAGAGCGCTCTACAACACCACTCACCCTCGCA ACGTCAAGGGTTTCACGAAGCAGCCACCCGACCTTCACGACAGGCTGCACTCGATCCACGACGGCTACTACAGTCCCATTCCGGCGGCCGATTTTATCAACATTAACGAGCCTTACTACTACGAACTGCTTGCCGAGCAAGTTATGTAG